The Streptococcus oralis genome segment GCTCCTTCAGCCGTTGCGACGATCAATTCCTTTTTACCAATTGAGAGGATCTCACCTGGAGCTCCCTGACCTTTTACTGGCAGGGCTTCATAAATCTTAAAGCGGTCGCCCTTAAGGAAAGTATGAGCAACAGGCCACGGATTCATCCCACGGATTTGGTTGAAAAGTTGGCGATTGGTTTTAGTCCAATCCAGTTTCTCTTCTTCTGGCTTGATATTTGGCGAGAAAGTGACTTGACTAGGATCCTGTGGTTCAGGTTGGATTTCTCCTGTTAGGTAGCCAGGTAGCGTATCCAAAAGCAAATCACGACCAACAATCGCCAATTTTTCAAACAAGGTACCAACATTGTCCTCATCTGTGATGGGAATACTGCGACGGGAAATCATATCTCCTGCATCCATTTCTTTAACCATTTCCATAATGGTCACACCAGCTTCCTCATCTCCTTGAATCAAGGCATAATGAATGGGAGCGCCACCACGGTGTTTGGGAAGAAGGGAA includes the following:
- the fmt gene encoding methionyl-tRNA formyltransferase, with the translated sequence MTKLIFMGTPDFSATVLKGLLSDDRYEILAVVTQPDRAVGRKKVVQETPVKQAAKEAGLPIYQPEKLSGSPELEAIMNLGADGIVTAAFGQFLPSKLLDSMDFAVNVHASLLPKHRGGAPIHYALIQGDEEAGVTIMEMVKEMDAGDMISRRSIPITDEDNVGTLFEKLAIVGRDLLLDTLPGYLTGEIQPEPQDPSQVTFSPNIKPEEEKLDWTKTNRQLFNQIRGMNPWPVAHTFLKGDRFKIYEALPVKGQGAPGEILSIGKKELIVATAEGALSLKQVQPAGKPKMDIASFLNGVGRTLTVGERFGD